A portion of the Limanda limanda chromosome 3, fLimLim1.1, whole genome shotgun sequence genome contains these proteins:
- the tle3b gene encoding transducin-like enhancer protein 3-B isoform X3, which translates to MYPQGRHPAPHQPGQPGFKFTVAESCDRIKDEFQFLQAQYHSLKVEYDKLANEKTEMQRHYVMYYEMSYGLNIEMHKQTEIAKRLNAILAQIMPFLSQEHQQQVAQAVERAKQVTMTELNAIIGVRGLPNLPLTQQQPPPHSAYPAFMQQLQAQHLSHAAHGPPIQLPPHPSGLQPPGIPSVTGAGSGLLALGALGSQAHLPVKDEKNHHDLEHRERESSTNNSVSPSDSLRAASEKHRSSSDYGLDSKKRKVDDKDNMSRYDSDGDKSDDLVVDVSNEDPATPRASPAHSPPENGLDKSRGLKKDAAPNSPASVASSGSTPSSKAKDHAHNDKSSTPSLKSNTPTPRNEAPTPGTSTTPGLRPLTLGKPPGMEALTAPALRTPLSIAGSYATPFGMMSHHEMNGSLTSPSVYPGLISPQMSAAAAAAYGRSPIPGFDPHSHMRAPGLPASLTSISGGKPAYSFHVSADGQMQPVPFPPDALVGPGIPRHARQINTLSHGEVVCAVTISNPTRHVYTGGKGCVKIWDISQPGSKSPVSQLDCLNRDNYIRSCKLLPDGRTLIVGGEASTLTIWDLASQTPRIKAELTSSAPACYALAISPDAKVCFSCCSDGNIAVWDLHNQTLVRQFQGHTDGASCIDISHDGTKLWTGGLDNTVRSWDLREGRQLQQHDFTSQIFSLGYCPTGEWLAVGMESSNVEVLHHTKPDKYQLHLHESCVLSLKFAYCGKWFVSTGKDNLLNAWRTPYGASIFQSKESSSVLSCDISADDKYIVTGSGDKKATVYEVIY; encoded by the exons GCACCTCATCAGCCGGGGCAGCCTGGCTTCAAGTTCACCGTGGCCGAGTCCTGCGACCGGATCAAAGACGAGTTCCAGTTCCTGCAGGCCCAGTACCACAG cCTTAAAGTGGAGTACGACAAACTGGCCAATGAGAAGACGGAGATGCAGCGTCACTACGTCATG TACTACGAGATGTCCTATGGGCTCAACATTGAGATGCACAAACAG ACTGAGATTGCCAAACGTCTCAATGCAATTCTGGCTCAGATCATGCCATTCTTGTCACAAGAG CATCAACAGCAGGTGGCTCAAGCTGTTGAACGGGCCAAGCAGGTGACAATGACTGAGCTGAATGCGATCATCGGGGTACGTGGACTTCCCAATCTGCCTCTCACT cagcagcagccgccgccTCATAGTGCCTATCCAGCCTTCATG cagcagctccaggcccAGCACCTCTCTCACGCCGCCCACGGCCCCCCGATCCAGCTGCCCCCTCACCCCTCAGGCCTGCAGCCGCCTGGCATCCCCTCGGTGACAGGCGCTGGCTCCGGCCTGCTGGCTCTGGGAGCTCTTGGCAGTCAGGCCCACCTGCCTGTGAAGGATGAGAAGAACCACCACGACCTGGAGCACCGAG AGCGCGAGTCGAGCACG AATAACTCGGTGTCGCCGTCAGACAGCCTACGGGCCGCGAGCGAGAAGCACCGCAGCTCTTCAGATTACGGCCTCGACTCCAAGAAACGCAAAGTGGACGACAAGGACAACATGAGCAGATAC GACAGCGACGGAGACAAGAGTGACGACCTGGTGGTGGACGTGTCCAACGAG GACCCGGCCACCCCCCGAGCCAGCCCGGCCCACTCGCCTCCGGAGAACGGCCTCGATAAATCCCGGGGCCTGAAGAAGGACGCCGCCCCCAACAGCCCCGCCTCCGTCGCCTCTTCCGGCAGCACACCGTCCTCCAAAGCAAAGGACCACGCCCAT AACGACAAGTCGTCCACGCCGAGCCTGAAGTCCAACACGCCCACACCCAGGAACGAGGCGCCGACCCCAGGAACCAGCACCACTCCAGGACTCCGACCGCTAACGCTGGGCAAACCCCCCGGCATGGAGGCACTAA CTGCTCCCGCCCTGCGCACGCCGCTGTCCATCGCAGGTTCCTACGCCACGCCGTTTGGAATGATGAGTCATCACGAGATGAACGGGTCCCTCACCAGCCCCAGCGTGTACCCGGGTCTCATCTCGCCTCAGATgagcgctgcagctgctgccgccTACGGACGCTCACCAATT ccggGGTTTGACCCTCATTCTCACATGAGAGCTCCGGGCCTGCCAGCCAGCCTCACGTCTATTTCTGGAGGAAAACC agcttattcTTTTCACGTGAGTGCAGATGGCCAGATGCAGCCCGTGCCCTTCCCTCCGGACGCCCTGGTGGGCCCGGGCATCCCGCGCCACGCTCGCCAGATCAACACGCTGAGCCACGGCGAGGTGGTGTGCGCTGTCACCATCAGCAACCCCACGCGTCACGTCTACACCGGCGGCAAGGGCTGTGTCAAGATCTGGGACATCAGCCAACCGGGCAGCAAGAGCCCAGTGTCCCAGCTCGACTGCCTG AACAGAGACAATTACATCCGCTCGTGCAAGCTGCTGCCTGACGGCCGCACCCTGATCGTGGGGGGGGAGGCCAGCACGCTGACCATCTGGGACCTGGCCTCACAGACGCCACGCATCAAGGCCGAGCTCACTTCCTCCGCTCCGGCCTGCTACGCCCTGGCCATCAGCCCCGACGCCAAGgtctgcttctcctgctgctccgaTGGGAACATCGCGGTGTGGGACCTCCACAACCAGACCCTCGTCAG GCAGTTCCAGGGCCACACAGACGGAGCCAGCTGCATCGACATCTCCCACGACGGGACCAAGCTGTGGACCGGAGGCCTGGACAACACCGTGCGCTCCTGGGACCTGAGGGAGGGACGGCAGCTCCAACAACACGACTTTACCTCacag ATCTTCTCTCTCGGCTACTGTCCCACCGGAGAGTGGCTGGCTGTCGGCATGGAGAGCAGCAACGTGGAAGTGCTTCATCACACCAAGCCCGACAAGTATCAGCTGCACCTGCACGAGAGCTGCGTCCTCTCACTCAAGTTCGCCTACTGTG GTAAATGGTTTGTGAGCACAGGGAAGGACAATCTGCTGAATGCATGGAGGACTCCTTATGGTGCCAGCATATTCCAG TCGAAGGAGTCGTCCTCCGTCCTGAGCTGTGACATCTCAGCAGACGACAAATACATCGTGACCGGATCCGGAGACAAGAAGGCCACGGTCTACGAGGTGATCTACTGA